A single window of Mangifera indica cultivar Alphonso chromosome 18, CATAS_Mindica_2.1, whole genome shotgun sequence DNA harbors:
- the LOC123201425 gene encoding iridoid oxidase-like codes for MECIFSWVVWSSAFFFLVTLILLLKGKESKNPRRKPPGPSGLPIVGNIFDLGTIPHQTLYNLIPNYGPILWLKLGSVNTLAIQSAKAATEFFKNHDHIFCDRKCPIAVTSHNYNQGSLAIGQYGAYWRILRRICSMELLINRRINDTTHIRRKCIDNMLQFIEEDVAAAQARGESGELNLVHYLFVMAFNIIGNLTLSRDLLNSHSTEGEEFFAAMSKVMEWAGAPNLADFFPFLQRLDPQGIKKGMDRDMGRAMHIIAGLVKERTVKDNKMTKEKRINDFLDAVLEYESVGKEGPDKISNQNVIIIILEMFFAGSETTSSTLEWAMTELLRNPESMRKIKEELDRIVGRNRKVEETDINELPYLKAVVKETLRLHPPIPLLLPRNSMQETEFSGYHIPKDTQIFVNAWAIGRDPECWVEPLCFKPERFLGSNIDYKGQNYELIPFGSGRRICVGMSLADRILHLTIASLIHTFEWELGGNITPQTLDMSERMGITVRKRIPLKVVLKKCVI; via the exons ATGGAGTGTATCTTCAGCTGGGTTGTTTGGTCGAGTGCTTTTTTCTTCTTGGTAACTTTGATTCTTCTACTGAAAGGTAAGGAGTCTAAAAACCCTAGACGGAAACCACCGGGGCCTTCAGGCTTGCCAATCGTTGGCAACATCTTTGATCTTGGCACAATTCCACACCAAACCCTTTACAATCTCATACCTAATTACGGGCCTATACTTTGGTTAAAGCTTGGATCTGTCAACACCTTGGCTATACAATCTGCAAAGGCTGCCACTGAGTTCTTCAAAAATCACGACCATATCTTTTGCGACCGCAAGTGTCCGATTGCAGTTACATCTCATAACTACAATCAGGGATCGCTTGCAATTGGCCAATATGGTGCCTACTGGCGCATCCTTCGACGTATTTGCTCAATGGAGCTCTTAATAAACAGGAGAATCAACGACACTACTCACATTCGGCGAAAGTGCATAGACAACATGTTACAGTTTATCGAGGAAGATGTTGCCGCAGCACAAGCGAGGGGAGAATCAGGAGAGCTAAATTTGGTTCATTACCTCTTCGTTATGGCATTCAACATAATAGGCAACCTTACGTTGTCCCGGGATCTTCTAAACTCACACTCCACAGAAGGGGAGGAGTTCTTCGCTGCGATGAGCAAGGTCATGGAGTGGGCTGGAGCGCCAAATCTGGCAGATTTCTTCCCATTCCTGCAAAGATTGGATCCTCAGGGAATCAAAAAGGGCATGGACCGCGACATGGGACGGGCCATGCACATAATTGCTGGGTTGGTGAAAGAGAGGACGGTCAAGGATAATAAAATGACCAAAGAAAAGAGGATAAATGACTTCCTCGACGCAGTGTTAGAGTATGAAAGTGTTGGAAAAGAAGGACCTGACAAAATCTCAAATCAGAATGTGATCATAATCATACTG GAAATGTTTTTTGCTGGATCAGAGACTACAAGCAGCACGCTCGAATGGGCTATGACAGAGCTACTCCGCAACCCTGAATCAATGAGAAAGATCAAGGAGGAGCTTGATCGGATTGTGGGGCGAAACAGGAAGGTTGAAGAGACAGATATAAATGAACTTCCTTACTTAAAGGCTGTGGTGAAGGAGACACTAAGGTTACATCCGCCAATTCCATTGCTGCTTCCAAGAAATTCAATGCAAGAAACTGAATTCAGTGGATATCATATACCAAAAGATACTCAAATTTTCGTGAATGCATGGGCCATAGGAAGAGATCCGGAATGTTGGGTGGAACCCTTGTGTTTTAAGCCTGAGAGGTTTCTGGGATCAAACATTGACTACAAGggacaaaattatgaattgattCCATTTGGATCTGGGCGTAGAATTTGCGTTGGGATGTCATTAGCTGATCGAATACTTCATCTAACTATTGCTTCTTTAATTCACACTTTTGAGTGGGAGCTGGGCGGCAATATTACACCCCAGACTCTTGACATGAGTGAGAGGATGGGGATAACTGTTCGGAAGCGTATACCCTTGAAGGTAGTACTAAAGAAGTGTGTCATTTGA